GTCGCAGTACTGAGAACCCGAATCAGACATGTATTCCGTATTCTGATCTGCCAGTAAATCAAAATCCGGCTTGAGTTTCCGGCGAGAGACTGCGACCATACGACAGTTCAGAAATTTTTCATTCTGTCAGAATCACTGCCGCTTGCCAGAGATGACGGATTGCATTACCGGATGTTCACGGGTTGCAGTCGAATTCCGGTCCGGCTCGCGACTGTTCGGGATGTTTTGATTCGGCCGAGGTTACTGCTGTTTCGCAGATTACCATGGCCGCGAATTTCTGCCACTCAACAGCTATTGATGGCGTGGACCCTGCCCGGTTTTGCGCACCGAGCATGTCTTTGACTCGCCGCTGACATATACTCAGAATTATCGGAATAACATGGCAAAGGAAGAAGCAATCCAGGTTGAAGGCAGTGTGGTCGAAGCGCTGGCGAATACTCAGTTTCGTGTGGAACTGGAAAATGGCCATATAGTAATGGCCCACGTTGCCGGAAAAATGCGGAAGCATTTTATTCGCATCGTGCCTGGTGACCGTGTTGTTGTTGAAGTGTCGCCCTACGACCTGAATCGCGGCCGCATTGTTTTTCGCGAACGTTAAGACCAGCAGCGCTGATCGCTTCTGTGAACTGGTTGGGCTGTGCAGTAACTGATCACGTTCTGCCAGGTCTCGCGGAATGAATCCGGGAGCATTCATTGGTTTCGATGTTGTCGAGTACTGATCAATGTCTGATGTTGACGTCCCGCTGTCATTTGTGCGTTTGTTCACAGACGGCGCCTGTAAAGGCAATCCCGGTCCCGGCGGCTGGGGATGTATCCTCAGACATCCGGCCAGTGAAAGTGAAAAAGAATTCAGTGGAGGCGAACTGGATACCACCAACAATCAAATGGAACTGCAGGCTGTGATCGAAGGCCTTAGTCGTTTGAGTCGTCGATCCAGGGTCGAGGTGGTTACCGACAGCAAATATGTTGCCGACGGATGTCGGTCCTGGATTGCAGGCTGGAAACATCATGGGTGGAAACGGAAAAGTGGTAACAAATTTCTACCGGTCAGAAACGTGGAACGCTGGAAGACGCTGGATGCACTGATTCAGAAGCATGAAGTCCAGTTCACCGTTGTCAGGGGCCACACCGGTCATCCCGAAAACGAACGGTGTGATGAACTGGCGGTTGCTGCTGCAGAGAAGGCTCGACGTGTTTTGTAGAGATTCGGTGCTGTTTCTTCTGCCGCAGATGTGTTCCGGTGACAGGTCCTCGTCTGAGTCAAATTGAAACGTTGTGGGCTGATGTTCGTCAGAACCCTCCGGAAGACGGTCCCGAAATGTCAGTGGCGCGAGTTCGGCTGACCGAACGCTGCAGACATTTGATTCTGCAGTATCTGATGGCCTGCCATCGGGATCGCGATGCTGCTCAGCAGGTTTCACTGCAGTTCCTACGAGTCGACTTCTCCGTTGTTTCTGCTGAAAAAGCGGTTTTCGCAACGACATTAAGACTGTAATTGATCACCTTCTGCTGAGTTTAGATGCGGCTGACGAAAAAACTGTGCAACTATCCTTCTAAATCAAAGTGCGTCTGCCTCAACCGAGGATCTTCGTGTTGCGCTGGACATCCGGTTGCCGGTTAGCTGGTGTGATTCCCTGCTTTGCGGATGTTGTTAACAACTCAGGCAGGATGAAGTACAGTCGGACAGGGCGTGGTATACTTTGATGCAGATGCGACTGAAAAATCGCTCGGTGCGTTCTCCGGAACCGGCAGAATTTGTGATTAACCGACCTGGAAAAGAAATTACTTCCTGACAATGTGCATGATGTGAGTCTTCGTACCCCGGAACGTTTTGCGAAGATCCTGATCGATCTGGTCAATGACTCACTAACGAGAACGGACAAAGAAACTTCGGAACACGAGTGAATAGACCTGAACTTGTAGCAGTACTGCAGACCTGTCCTGCGTTCCGGTGATGACAATGAATGAGTCAGCGAAATTCAATTGTTCTGATGTGTCCTCTAATGACGTGGCACTGAATTCAGTGCAGCGCCGACAGTTCGTCCTCCTTGAACACGATCATCCTTTCTTACACTGGGATTTTCTGATTGAAGATGGTGCAGGCCTGGCGTCCTGGAGGCTTCACGAAATGCCTCGGGGCGGAAAACTCATTCCGGCGACTGCGCTGACCGTTCACCGTCGGCACTACCTCA
This Fuerstiella sp. DNA region includes the following protein-coding sequences:
- the rnhA gene encoding ribonuclease HI; its protein translation is MSDVDVPLSFVRLFTDGACKGNPGPGGWGCILRHPASESEKEFSGGELDTTNNQMELQAVIEGLSRLSRRSRVEVVTDSKYVADGCRSWIAGWKHHGWKRKSGNKFLPVRNVERWKTLDALIQKHEVQFTVVRGHTGHPENERCDELAVAAAEKARRVL
- the infA gene encoding translation initiation factor IF-1, with the protein product MAKEEAIQVEGSVVEALANTQFRVELENGHIVMAHVAGKMRKHFIRIVPGDRVVVEVSPYDLNRGRIVFRER